A genomic stretch from Apis cerana isolate GH-2021 linkage group LG9, AcerK_1.0, whole genome shotgun sequence includes:
- the LOC108003606 gene encoding igLON family member 5 isoform X2: protein MDAVQLFLVLLASSRYFLHPIDGAVRSEKPANEENRNNVPSSVAASVKDVLAQSGGNAMLPCRFSGPGIVTWIRRKDRQLLTLGTGTHAIDTRFVVVSNSPDWTLLIKNVKRDDAGLYECQIQTEPVQQRFIELRVTEAYSVIPGGPDLHVKQGSSLRLECQLIASTEAPSFIFWYREGRMINYDNEPGVRVEASKNGSILVVDKVKLSHDANYTCSPSNAKPACIMIHVIEEEEKPAAMHGGDRRNATSRASINVMLIFLTFLGIRASSRLCPRQTCAT, encoded by the exons ATGGACGCGGTTCAATTGTTCCTTGTGCTGCTGGCATCGTCGCGCTACTTTCTACATCCGATCG ATGGTGCTGTTCGCAGCGAGAAGCCGGCCAACGAGGAGAATAGAAATAACGTCCCTTCTTCGGTAGCTGCATCTGTCAAGGATGTCCTGGCGCAGTCCGGCGGCAACGCTATGCTGCCTTGTAGATTCTCCGGCCCCGGAATA GTAACATGGATCAGAAGAAAGGACAGGCAATTACTGACGTTGGGGACGGGTACTCACGCCATCGATACGCGATTCGTCGTCGTCTCCAACAGCCCAGACTGGACGTTACTGATCAAGAACGTTAAGCGCGACGACGCCGGCCTCTACGAGTGCCAG ATTCAAACGGAGCCAGTCCAACAGCGATTCATTGAATTAAGAGTGACGGAGGCGTACTCGGTCATCCCCGGTGGCCCCGACCTGCACGTGAAGCAAGGATCGAGCCTCCGGCTCGAGTGTCAATTAATCGCGTCGACCGAGGCGCCCAGCTTCATCTTCTGGTATCGAGAGGGGCGCATGATCAACTACGACAACGAGCCAGGTGTCAGGGTTGAAGCTTCGAAAAACGGGTCGATCCTGGTCGTCGACAAAGTGAAACTTTCCCATGATGCTAATTACACTTGTTCGCCGAGCAACGCGAAACCTGCGTGCATCATGATACACGTGATCGAAG AAGAGGAAAAACCGGCGGCTATGCATGGCGGTGATCGGCGAAACGCTACGTCGAGAGCGTCCATCAACGTCATGTTGATTTTTCTCACTTTTCTCGGTATACGCGCCTCGAGTCGACTTTGCCCGCGACAAACCTGCGCCACGTGA
- the LOC108003606 gene encoding igLON family member 5 isoform X1: protein MSRQICGELVDKCTIHGITMDAVQLFLVLLASSRYFLHPIDGAVRSEKPANEENRNNVPSSVAASVKDVLAQSGGNAMLPCRFSGPGIVTWIRRKDRQLLTLGTGTHAIDTRFVVVSNSPDWTLLIKNVKRDDAGLYECQIQTEPVQQRFIELRVTEAYSVIPGGPDLHVKQGSSLRLECQLIASTEAPSFIFWYREGRMINYDNEPGVRVEASKNGSILVVDKVKLSHDANYTCSPSNAKPACIMIHVIEEEEKPAAMHGGDRRNATSRASINVMLIFLTFLGIRASSRLCPRQTCAT, encoded by the exons ATGTCAAGACAAATATGCG GCGAGCTCGTGGATAAATGCACGATACACGGGATCACCATGGACGCGGTTCAATTGTTCCTTGTGCTGCTGGCATCGTCGCGCTACTTTCTACATCCGATCG ATGGTGCTGTTCGCAGCGAGAAGCCGGCCAACGAGGAGAATAGAAATAACGTCCCTTCTTCGGTAGCTGCATCTGTCAAGGATGTCCTGGCGCAGTCCGGCGGCAACGCTATGCTGCCTTGTAGATTCTCCGGCCCCGGAATA GTAACATGGATCAGAAGAAAGGACAGGCAATTACTGACGTTGGGGACGGGTACTCACGCCATCGATACGCGATTCGTCGTCGTCTCCAACAGCCCAGACTGGACGTTACTGATCAAGAACGTTAAGCGCGACGACGCCGGCCTCTACGAGTGCCAG ATTCAAACGGAGCCAGTCCAACAGCGATTCATTGAATTAAGAGTGACGGAGGCGTACTCGGTCATCCCCGGTGGCCCCGACCTGCACGTGAAGCAAGGATCGAGCCTCCGGCTCGAGTGTCAATTAATCGCGTCGACCGAGGCGCCCAGCTTCATCTTCTGGTATCGAGAGGGGCGCATGATCAACTACGACAACGAGCCAGGTGTCAGGGTTGAAGCTTCGAAAAACGGGTCGATCCTGGTCGTCGACAAAGTGAAACTTTCCCATGATGCTAATTACACTTGTTCGCCGAGCAACGCGAAACCTGCGTGCATCATGATACACGTGATCGAAG AAGAGGAAAAACCGGCGGCTATGCATGGCGGTGATCGGCGAAACGCTACGTCGAGAGCGTCCATCAACGTCATGTTGATTTTTCTCACTTTTCTCGGTATACGCGCCTCGAGTCGACTTTGCCCGCGACAAACCTGCGCCACGTGA